The following proteins are encoded in a genomic region of Oncorhynchus kisutch isolate 150728-3 linkage group LG4, Okis_V2, whole genome shotgun sequence:
- the LOC109889375 gene encoding ankyrin repeat domain-containing protein 34C-like: MMADILELRTDGNSLLKAVWLRRLRLTRLLLDGGAYINESNERGETPLMVACMSKHSDPQSVSKAKLVKYLLDNKADPNIQDKAGRTALMHACSQRAGHEVVSHLLTNGADPSLEDRSGASALVYAINEDDKETLKGLLDACKAKGKEVIIITTDKSPSGTKTTKQYLNAPPSTELEDKCSAAFCTTPSDIELNTSSSPNSAEQHNTIFSFQTKLKTSSSTAAKLPNGPTSPTRRPANPKRARLPQLKRLQSEPWGLIAPSVLAPAAAHEESKRTTPDEDVVTGINGLSLSKRSTLSRQNSVDGKDVLFPQISSSLSVPPTSKSAYERSLCQQHQPLARRSTVPAEQDSSSNTGTASLRDTVYKRWLGTDHYDSDFQLYSDCGMLDSPKVPLERKKLNGSPLAILTNSRESIDINNSTSSPSTARRCAPGLLERRGSGTLLLDYISHTRPGHLPPLNFNPNPPIPDIVTSSKPSSPLASGFRSIARVAANSPNRGQLKSKKKLVRRHSMQVEQMKQLSAFEEL, encoded by the coding sequence ATGATGGCAGACATACTAGAGCTGCGGACAGACGGGAACTCTCTCCTGAAGGCGGTGTGGCTCCGACGCCTGCGGCTCACCAGGCTCCTGCTGGATGGGGGTGCCTACATCAATGAGAGCAACGAGCGAGGAGAGACACCGCTCATGGTGGCCTGCATGTCCAAACACAGCGACCCGCAGAGCGTCAGTAAGGCAAAGCTGGTTAAGTACCTACTGGATAACAAGGCTGATCCCAACATCCAGGATAAAGCAGGCCGGACAGCCCTGATGCACGCCTGCAGCCAGAGGGCGGGACATGAGGTGGTGTCCCACCTGTTGACCAATGGGGCAGACCCAAGTCTGGAAGACAGGAGTGGGGCCTCTGCTCTGGTCTATGCCATTAACGAAGACGATAAGGAGACCCTGAAGGGTCTCCTAGACGCATGTAAAGCCAAGGGCAAAGAGGTCATCATTATCACCACAGACAAGTCACCCTCTGGCACCAAAACCACCAAGCAGTACCTGAATGCCCCCCCTTCCACAGAGCTAGAGGATAAGTGCTCCGCTGCATTCTGCACCACTCCCTCTGACATTGAGCTCAACACCTCCTCATCACCTAACTCAGCCGAGCAGCACAACACTATCTTCAGTTTCCAGACAAAGTTGAAAACATCGTCCAGCACAGCAGCAAAGCTTCCCAATGGGCCGACTTCTCCCACACGGCGACCAGCCAACCCCAAGCGTGCTCGTTTACCCCAGCTGAAACGTCTGCAGTCGGAGCCCTGGGGGCTGATCGCTCCCTCCGTCCTCGCTCCAGCTGCGGCCCACGAGGAGAGTAAAAGAACCACCCCTGATGAGGACGTTGTCACGGGCATCAATGGACTTTCTCTGTCCAAGAGATCGACTCTGTCTCGACAAAACAGTGTGGATGGCAAGGATGTGTTGTTTCCACAAATTTCATCCTCATTATCTGTCCCTCCAACTTCCAAATCGGCATATGAGAGGAGTCTGTGTCAGCAGCACCAGCCCCTAGCCCGGCGTAGCACAGTCCCTGCAGagcaggacagtagcagtaacactGGGACAGCCAGTTTGAGAGACACAGTCTACAAGAGATGGCTGGGCACTGACCACTATGACTCAGACTTCCAGCTGTACTCAGACTGTGGCATGCTGGACTCTCCTAAGGTTCCTCTAGAAAGGAAGAAACTCAACGGGTCTCCGTTAGCCATTCTGACCAACTCCAGGGAGTCCATAGACATCAACAACAGCACGTCATCTCCCAGCACAGCACGACGGTGCGCACCAGGCCTCCTGGAGAGGCGAGGCTCAGGGACTCTGCTACTGGACTACATTTCCCATACCCGGCCTGGCCATCTACCCCCCCTGAACTTCAACCCCAACCCTCCTATACCTGACATAGTAACCAGCAGCAAGCCCTCATCCCCTCTTGCCTCAGGTTTCAGATCAATAGCTCGAGTAGCAGCTAACTCACCAAATAGAGGCCAGCTCAAGTCAAAGAAGAAACTTGTAAGGAGGCACTCTATGCAAGTGGAGCAAATGAAACAACTCTCTGCTTTTGAGGAGCTGTAG